GAACTCTCCGTGGTCAGCGGGTATGTGCACCTGAACCTGTTCCGCCAGTGGCGATCCCGATGCGGTAATGGCAATGGTGGCTGCACCCGCTTCACGCGCAATGCGGGTGGCATCCAGCAAGTCCTGGCTACGACCTGAGTTGGAAATGATGAGCAGGCAATCGGCTTTACCCATCATTGACGCTGCCATGATCTGCAAATGTCCATCCGAATAGGCGTGCGCTGAACAACCCATGCGGAAAAACTTGTGTTCTGCATCCTGCGCCACAAAGCCAGAGTTACCGACGCCATAAAAAATCAGGCGTCCGTTTTTCGCAATGGCGTTGCAAATCAACCGTGCGGCTTTGTCGATGGGTTTGGCTGGTGCCGTGTTGCGAAAGGTTCGAAGGGTGTGAATGGCGTTGTCGAGTACCTTTTGAATCAACACCTCTCCGGTGTCGCCAGCGTGAACAGACTGGTGTACAAACGGTACCCCCTCACTCAAACTGGCAGCCAGTTTCAGCTTGAAATCGCTCAAACCCTCGTAGCCCAGAGTTCTGCAAAACCGAACCACAGACGGGCTGCTGACACCTGCGCGCGCAGCCAGTTCTGTTACCGGCATTTTTTGAAAGGCACTGGGGTCTTGCAGGACCAGTTGGGCAACAGCCTGCTCTGCACCAGAAAACTGCGCCAGTTCCATTCGGATTCGATCAAGTAGATTCATGTGGTCAGCGAGTCAAAAACAGAAGTAATTAAATTACATTGTACTGTTGATTCGTGACACAGAAAGCGCGATAGTCGCGAGGGCAATTACACGGTGAATCAGTGTTTTTTGGGCATGATGTGAATCAGGCCCAAATCCATTTCGACCATGCACGATTCACCCTTCTTCAAGCCCAAGCGCTGCGGACCAGACACTGCCATTTTCAGGATTTCAAACGGAGGCATGGTCATGCTCAGGTCGATCAGGCTGAGCTCGCCGAGGTCACGATGACTCTCCACTGTCACAGGCAGCGCCATGAAACCATGGCGTGGCGCTGAATAATCAGCAGACTTCAAGGCAAGGCCGTCGGCATGTACCACCCAGTTGACTGGGTAATCTTCGGGAATTTTGCCTTTGTCATTCACCAGCAGTGCCATGCTATTGCCTGAATTTGCATGCTGTACATCCAGCGAACGGGTCCATTGCAACACGCCGCAACCTGCCGTGCCTGAAGGGCCTTTCCACACCCCGTGAAACCGGTTTTGTATGCCCACCAGGTCGGCCACACGGGAATTGCGCGGCCTGCGGTGCACTTCAAAAGCAGGGCCTTCCTGCAACACGCAGCCTTGATCAAGCACAACAAGTTTGTCGCACAGCATGCGTGCTTCGTTCAGGTCATGGGTCACCAGCACAATCGGAATATTCAGGTCTGCGCGCAATTCCGCCAACAGGCGATACAGGCTTTCCCGGTTCATCTGGTCAATGGCTGAAAAAGGCTCATCGAGCAACAACAACTGGGGTTCACGCGCCAACGCACGCGCCAAAGCAACACGCTGCTGTTGCCCGCCCGACAATTCAGCCGGCCGCCGCATGGCCTCGCCTGCGGTCAGTCGCACGCGCTTCAGCCACTGTACCGCTTCAGCAAGTTGCCTCCCCTTGGGCACATGTTGCAAAGCCAGCGCCACGTTGGCTGCGGCACTGAGGTGCGGCATCAAGGCGTAATTCTGAAACACAAGGCCCACCCGCCGTTGCTGCGGCGTTTGAAAAATGCCCTGATCCGTGTCCAGCCACAGTTGCCCGCCCACCTCAATTCGACCCCAGGCAGGTTTCATCAAACCTGCCAACAGCCGCAGGATGGACGACTTGCCTGCACCGGAAGGTCCCACCAGGGCCAGCAACTGCCCGGCTTCGCAACCGAACCTGCCTTGCAGGGCCATCGGCTTGTGTTGTTCGAATTCGAAAATCAACGCCATGTGAATCGCCGAGCACGGTTATTTCTGCCGGACAAAAGCAGCGACAAAGCCACCGCCACCAGTGAAAAAATCAACAGGGCCAGCGACATGGTGTTGGCCGCCTGCAAATCAAAACTTTGAACACTGTCGTAAATTGAAATCGCCAGGGTGCGGGTTTCGCCGGGAATGCTGCCACCGATCATCAAAACCACGCCAAACTCGCCCAAGGTGTGCACAAAAGTCAGCACCATTGCAGACAGAATACCGGGCCAGGCCAGGGGCAGTTCCACCTTCAGAAAAATTGCCCATGTGCTCAAGCCACTGACCTGCGCGGCTTCATTCAGGTTGTGGGGAATGGATTCGAAAGCGCGCTGTATGGGCTGAAACATGAATGGCACGTTGAACAGCACCGAGGCCAGCAACAGGCCTGCAAAATTGAAGGTCAGTGACACGCCAAACGTGTTTTGCAAATACTGCCCCACCGGTGACCCTCCGCCCAAGGCCACCAGCAGGTAATAACCCATGACGGTGGGGGGCAACACCAGCGGCAAGAGAATGACGGCCTCCAGCCAGGCCCGCCCACGGAACGACGTACGCGCCAACCATCTGCCAACGATCAGGCCCAAGGGCAAAAGCACTGCAAGCGTACCAAGCGCCAGTTGAATTGACAGGAAAAAGGCGGACCAATCCATGGCTGTTAAATGCTGCGTTGATTCACGCGTTTGGACAATTCTTCGGCAGACTCCACCCGTTCGGAATATCGGTCCACCAAGTGCTGTGCGTGCCCTCGGGTCAGGAAGGTGAAGCGCATCAGTTCCTCCATCACATCCACCAGTCGGTTGTAATACGCCGATGGCTTCATTCGGTTGTTGTCATCAAACTCCATGAAGGCTTTGGCAATGGATGACTGATTGGGAATTGTGATCATGCGCATCCAGCGGCCCAGCACCCGCAACTGGTTCACCACGTTGAAGGATTGCGAACCTCCACACACCTGCATCACAGCCAGTGTTTTGCCTTGCGTGGGCCGCTTGGCCCCGCCACTCAAGGGCAGCCAGTCGATCTGGGTTTTCATGACACCAGTCATGGCGCCGTGCCGCTCAGGTGAGCTCCAGACCTGCCCTTCTGACCAATCGGCCAGTTCTCTCAGTTCCAGCACTTTGGGGTGTT
The nucleotide sequence above comes from Limnobacter thiooxidans. Encoded proteins:
- a CDS encoding MurR/RpiR family transcriptional regulator: MNLLDRIRMELAQFSGAEQAVAQLVLQDPSAFQKMPVTELAARAGVSSPSVVRFCRTLGYEGLSDFKLKLAASLSEGVPFVHQSVHAGDTGEVLIQKVLDNAIHTLRTFRNTAPAKPIDKAARLICNAIAKNGRLIFYGVGNSGFVAQDAEHKFFRMGCSAHAYSDGHLQIMAASMMGKADCLLIISNSGRSQDLLDATRIAREAGAATIAITASGSPLAEQVQVHIPADHGEFYEQYSPMVSRLLHLCIVDVLATQVALELGGAVQKKMARLKKNLIDTRYSK
- a CDS encoding ABC transporter ATP-binding protein — protein: MALIFEFEQHKPMALQGRFGCEAGQLLALVGPSGAGKSSILRLLAGLMKPAWGRIEVGGQLWLDTDQGIFQTPQQRRVGLVFQNYALMPHLSAAANVALALQHVPKGRQLAEAVQWLKRVRLTAGEAMRRPAELSGGQQQRVALARALAREPQLLLLDEPFSAIDQMNRESLYRLLAELRADLNIPIVLVTHDLNEARMLCDKLVVLDQGCVLQEGPAFEVHRRPRNSRVADLVGIQNRFHGVWKGPSGTAGCGVLQWTRSLDVQHANSGNSMALLVNDKGKIPEDYPVNWVVHADGLALKSADYSAPRHGFMALPVTVESHRDLGELSLIDLSMTMPPFEILKMAVSGPQRLGLKKGESCMVEMDLGLIHIMPKKH
- the modB gene encoding molybdate ABC transporter permease subunit → MDWSAFFLSIQLALGTLAVLLPLGLIVGRWLARTSFRGRAWLEAVILLPLVLPPTVMGYYLLVALGGGSPVGQYLQNTFGVSLTFNFAGLLLASVLFNVPFMFQPIQRAFESIPHNLNEAAQVSGLSTWAIFLKVELPLAWPGILSAMVLTFVHTLGEFGVVLMIGGSIPGETRTLAISIYDSVQSFDLQAANTMSLALLIFSLVAVALSLLLSGRNNRARRFTWR
- the arsH gene encoding arsenical resistance protein ArsH; amino-acid sequence: MNASDLPNLDLNCFKQPDRVLLGDTLPHAPRILILYGSLRARSFSRLAAEEAGRLLTFMGAEVKFFNPEGLPLVDEANEQHPKVLELRELADWSEGQVWSSPERHGAMTGVMKTQIDWLPLSGGAKRPTQGKTLAVMQVCGGSQSFNVVNQLRVLGRWMRMITIPNQSSIAKAFMEFDDNNRMKPSAYYNRLVDVMEELMRFTFLTRGHAQHLVDRYSERVESAEELSKRVNQRSI